In the genome of Plasmodium falciparum 3D7 genome assembly, chromosome: 2, one region contains:
- a CDS encoding erythrocyte membrane protein 1 (PfEMP1), exon 2, protein MKRKKKKKNIHVYTYILHLYIPIYPYMHKPTCIPTYIYTNTYILIFIYRKKPNITSGRTNLFRVIDIPQNDYDMSTTKSSNRYVPYESHKYKGKTYIYMEGEETDDYSYIRDISSSDITSSSESEYEELDINDIYVPSLSKYKTLIELVLEPSKRDTFNTPSGDTFTNKFRDDEWNQLKQDFIEQYLQNIQKDFILHDSMDEKPFITQIQDRFLDSSHEEVIYNIDWNVPENINRINNIMHDTKYCSNNLYTGTDLINDSLNGNQYIDIYDEMLKRKENELFGTYHTKYTTFNSVSKQTPSDPIINQLYLYHKWIDKHRDICEQWKTKEDMLYKSNEVWNMERKEYLLDIQPSTLDDIHKINDETYNIISTNNIYDHPSQETPLQLLGSTNIIPSYITTEQNNGLRTNISMYTYIDETNNNNVVATSIIGDDQMENSYNC, encoded by the coding sequence atgaaacgcaaaaaaaaaaaaaaaaatatacatgtatatacatatatattgcatttatatatacctatatatccatatatgCACAAACCTACTTGTATACCTACTTACATATATaccaatacatatatattaatatttatatataggaaAAAACCCAATATTACGTCTGGACGTACAAATCTTTTTCGTGTCATTGATATACCTCAAAACGATTATGACATGTCTACAACGAAATCATCAAATAGGTATGTCCCGTATGAAAGTCACaaatataaaggaaaaacatatatttacatgGAAGGAGAAGAAACGGACGATTACAGTTATATTCGTGACATATCTTCCTCTGATATTACATCTTCGTCAGAGAGCGAATATGAAGAATTGGATAtcaatgatatatatgtaccaagtctttcaaaatataaaacgtTGATTGAATTAGTACTAGAACCTTCAAAAAGGGATACATTTAATACACCAAGTGGTGACACATTCACCAATAAATTTAGAGATGATGAATGGAACCAACTGAAACAGGATTTTATTGAACAATATTTACAAAACATACAAAAggattttattttacatgaTAGTATGGATGAAAAACCTTTTATTACTCAAATCCAGGATAGATTTCTTGATAGTAGTCATGAAGaagttatttataatattgatTGGAATGTTcctgaaaatattaatagaattaataatatcatgCATGATACAAAATACTGctcaaataatttatatactgGTACAGATTTAATTAATGATTCATTAAATGGTAAccaatatattgatatatatgatgagaTGCTGAAACGAAAAGAAAACGAATTATTTGGAACATATcatacaaaatatacaacCTTTAACAGTGTTTCTAAACAAACACCTAGTGACCCGATAATTAACcaactatatttatatcataaatgGATAGACAAGCATAGAGATATTTGCGAACAGTGGAAAACCAAAGAggatatgttatataaatcGAATGAAGTGTGGAATATGGAACGTAAGGAATATCTATTGGATATACAACCATCAACTCTGGATgatattcataaaattaatgatgaaacatataatattattagtacaaataatatatatgatcatCCCTCACAGGAAACCCCCCTCCAACTACTTGGATCAACAAATATTATACCCAGTTATATTACCACGGAACAAAATAATGGATTGCGCACAAATATAtctatgtatacatatattgatgaaacaaataataataatgtggtAGCCACTAGTATAATAGGTGACGATCAGATGGAAAATTCGTACAATTGTTGa
- a CDS encoding rifin: MKVHYINILLFALPLNILEHNKNEPHTTPHHPPNTRLLCECELYSPANYDSDPEMKRVMQQFVDRTTQRFHEYDERMKTTRQKCKDKCDKEIQNIILKDKLEKQMEQQLTTLETKIDTNDIPTCVCEKSLADKTEKFCLNCGVQLGGGVLQASGLLGGIGQLGLDAWKAAALVTAKELAEKAGAAKGLAEGNAHGMKIVIHHLKELHIDKLVPGICEKISSTGHYANITNFANTIIQQRGTMCGASGKNLGKDMCTKISIKLGTLKPDGIRPGLPDKDAVTKVLNGLVEQADKAAAHVTKTTSESVTAAIKARETALIEGRFESSITSINASIIAIIVIVLIMVIIYLILRYRRKKKMKKKLQYIKLLEE; encoded by the exons atgaaagtccattatattaatatattattgtttgctcttccattaaatatattg gaacataataaaaatgaaccaCACACCACACCACATCATCCACCAAATACCAGGCTATTATGCGAATGTGAATTATATTCACCTGCCAACTATGATAGTGATCCCGAAATGAAAAGGGTAATGCAACAATTTGTGGATCGTACAACACAACGATTTCACGAATATGATGAAAGGATGAAAACTACACGCCAAAAATGTAAGGATAAATGTGACAAAGaaattcaaaatattatattaaaagataaattagaaaaaCAAATGGAACAACAATTAACCACATTAGAAACAAAGATAGATACCAATGATATACCCACATGTGTTTGCGAAAAGTCGTTAGCAGATAAAACAGAAAAATTTTGTCTGAACTGTGGGGTGCAACTAGGAGGTGGTGTGTTGCAAGCTTCGGGTTTATTAGGAGGAATTGGTCAACTTGGGCTAGATGCATGGAAAGCAGCCGCGTTGGTAACTGCTAAGGAACTTGCCGAAAAAGCCGGTGCAGCTAAGGGTTTGGCTGAAGGTAATGCCCATGGTATGAAAATAGTTATTCATCATTTAAAAGAATTGCATATAGATAAATTAGTTCCTGGAATATGCGAAAAAATTTCTAGTACAGGCCATTATGCTAATATTACAAATTTTGCTAATACTATTATTCAACAACGTGGGACGATGTGTGGGGCGTCGGGGAAAAATCTTGGTAAGGATATGTGCACAAAAATTAGTATTAAGTTAGGTACACTTAAACCAGATGGTATTAGACCAGGTCTTCCAGACAAGGATGCTGTAACAAAAGTGTTAAACGGACTTGTTGAACAAGCTGATAAAGCTGCTGCTCACGTTACCAAGACTACTAGTGAAAGTGTTACTGCTGCAATAAAAGCTCGAGAGACCGCTTTGATAGAAGGTAGATTTGAAAGTTCCATTACTTCTATAAATGCTTCGATTATTGCAATTATAGTAATAGTTTTAATTAtggtaattatttatttaattttacgttatagacgaaaaaaaaaaatgaagaaaaaactcCAATATATCAAATTATTAGAAGAATAG
- a CDS encoding rifin yields MMLNYTNILLFYLSLNILSSSSEVYNQRNHYITRTPKATTRTLCECELYAPSNYDNDPEMQKVMENYNRQTSQRFEEYNERVIKNRQKCKEQCDKEIQKIILKDKLEKELMNKFATLQTDIQSDAIPTCVCEKSVADKVEKTCLKCGGVLGSGIAPSVGLLGTVAIDQWTNAALLDAAQKGIQAGIDTVVAELEYVAERFDDIGINIVGMINKETYRCPQALIESIYAAKQKVCDNVGNPAPTCHRVGQDGTSIWFRPEVLKATQDGIDAAETVEKAEIVLINEESAHLYSAIGYSVLAILIIVLVMLIIYLILRYRRKKKMKKKLQYIKLLEE; encoded by the exons atgatgttgAATTACActaatatattgttattttacctttcattaaatatattgtcaTCATCATCAGAA GTATATAATCAAAGGAACCATTACATCACACGTACACCAAAAGCAACCACTAGGACATTATGCGAATGTGAATTGTATGCACCATCAAACTATGATAATGACCCAGAAATGCAAAAAGTAATGGAAAATTACAATCGACAAACGTCACAGCGTTTTGAAGAATACAATGAACGTGTGATCAAAAACAGACAAAAATGTAAGGAACAATGCGAtaaagaaatacaaaaaattatattaaaagataaattagaaaaagaattaatgaACAAATTTGCCACATTACAAACTGATATACAAAGCGATGCTATTCCCACATGTGTTTGCGAAAAATCAGTCGCAGATAAAGTTGAAAAAACCTGTTTAAAATGTGGAGGTGTGTTGGGAAGTGGTATTGCGCCAAGCGTTGGTTTGTTAGGTACGGTTGCCATAGATCAGTGGACAAATGCTGCCTTGCTTGATGCAGCTCAAAAGGGTATTCAGGCAGGTATTGATACTGTTGTTGCGGAATTAGAATATGTGGCGGAGAGATTTGATGATATTGGTATTAATATAGTAGGAatgataaataaagaaactTACCGTTGTCCGCAAGCTTTGATTGAATCTATTTATGCAGCAAAACAAAAAGTGTGTGATAATGTTGGAAATCCAGCACCAACTTGCCATAGAGTAGGACAAGACGGCACCTCAATTTGGTTTCGTCCAGAAGTATTAAAGGCTACGCAAGATGGTATTGACGCTGCTGAAACTGTTGAAAAAGCTGAAATAGTCTTGATAAATGAAGAAAGTGCACATTTGTACAGTGCAATTGGTTACTCCGTCCTTGCCATATTAATTATAGTTTTGGTTatgttaattatttatttaattttacgttatcgacgaaaaaagaaaatgaagaaaaaactcCAATACATAAAACTATTAGAAGAATAG
- a CDS encoding erythrocyte membrane protein 1, PfEMP1 has translation MATGSGGDSSRDESVKDLFDRIGKKVYEKTEKIAKRYTTELHGDLSKATYPNDKHPEGSTENNPCKLQYDYNTNVTHGFGQEYPCETDIVERFSDTEGAQCDKKKIKDNSEGACAPYRRLHVCVRNLENINDYSKINNKHNLLVEVCLAAKYEGESITGRYPQHQETNPDTKSQLCTVLARSFADIGDIIRGKDLYRGGNTKEKKKRKKLEENLKTIFGHIYDELKNGKTNGEEELQKRYRGDKDNDFYQLREDWWDANRETVWKAITCNAGSYQYSQPTCGRGEIPYVTLSKCQCIAGEVPTYFDYVPQYLRWFEEWAEDFCRKKKKKIPNVKTNCRQVQRGKEKYCDRDGYNCDGTIRKQYIYRLDTDCTKCSLACKTFAEWIDNQKEQFDKQKQKYQNEISGGGGRRQKRSTHSTKEYEGYEKHFNEELRNEGKDVRSFLQLLSKEKICKERIQVGEETANYGNFENESNTFSHTEYCDRCPLCGVDCSSDNCRKKPDKSCDEQITDKEYPPENTTKIPKLTAEKRKTGILKKYEKFCKNSDGNNGGQIKKWECHYEKNDKDDGNGDINNCIQGDWKTSKNVYYPISYYSFFYGSIIDMLNESIEWRERLKSCINDAKLGKCRKGCKNPCECYKRWVEKKKDEWDKIKEFFRKQKDLLKDIAGMDAGELLEFYLENIFLEDMKNANGDPKVIEKFKEILGKENEEVQDPLKTKKTIDDFLEKELNEAKNCVEKNPDNECPKQKAPGDGAAPSDPPREDITHHDGEHSSDEDEEEEEEEEQQPPAEGTEQGEEKSESKEVVEQQETPQKDTEKTVPTTTPTVDVCDTVKTALADTGSLNAACSLKYVTGKNYGWRCIAPSGTTSGKDGAICVPPRTQELCLYYLKELSDTTQKGLREAFIKTAAQETYLLWQKYKEDKQNETASTELDIDDPQTQLNGGEIPEDFKRQMFYTFGDYRDLFLGRYIGNDLDKVNNNITAVFQNGDHIPNGQKTDRQRQEFWGTYGKDIWKGMLCALQEAGGKKTLTETYNYSNVTFNGHLTGTKLNEFASRPSFLRWMTEWGDQFCRERITQLQILKERCMVYQYNGDKGKDDKKEKCTEACTYYKEWLTNWQDNYKKQNQRYTEVKGTSPYKEDSDVKESKYAHGYLRKILKNIICTSGTDIAYCNCMEGTSTTDSSNNDNIPESLKYPPIEIEEGCTCKDPSPGEVIPEKKVPEPKVLPKPPKLPKRQPKERDFPTPALKNAMLSSTIMWSIGIGFATFTYFYLKKKTKSTIDLLRVINIPKSDYDIPTKLSPNRYIPYTSGKYRGKRYIYLEGDSGTDSGYTDHYSDITSSSESEYEELDINDIYAPRAPKYKTLIEVVLEPSGNNTTASGNNTPSDTQNDIQNDGIPSSKITDNEWNTLKDEFISQYLQSEQPNDVPNDYSSGDIPLNTQPNTLYFDNPDEKPFITSIHDRDLYSGEEYSYNVNMVNTNNDIPISGKNGTYSGIDLINDSLNSNNVDIYDEVLKRKENELFGTNHTKKNTSTNSVAKELCGDPIMNQLDLLHKWLDRHRDMCEKWNNKEEVLDKLKEEWNKDNNSGNINPSGNINPSGNTPPTSDIPSGKLSDTPSDNNIPSSNKTLNTDVSIQIHMDNPKPINQFTNMDTILEDLEKYNEPYYDVQDDIYYDVHDHDVSTAGSNAMDVPSKVQIEMDINTKLVKEKYPISDVWDI, from the exons ATGGCGACTGGTAGTGGGGGCGATAGTTCACGGGATGAAAGTGTCAAAGATTTATTTGATAGAATAGGGAAGAAAGTTTACGAAAAAACAGAAAAGATTGCAAAACGATATACTACTGAATTGCATGGTGATTTGTCAAAAGCAACATATCCAAATGATAAACATCCTGAAGGATCAACAGAAAATAATCCATGCAAACTtcaatatgattataatactAATGTTACTCATGGTTTTGGTCAAGAGTATCCTTGTGAAACGGACATAGTAGAACGTTTTTCTGATACAGAAGGAGCACAATgtgataagaaaaaaataaaagataatagTGAAGGAGCTTGCGCTCCATATAGACGATTACATGTATGCGTTAGAAATTTGGAAAATATCAATGATTAtagtaaaattaataataaacataatttATTGGTAGAAGTGTGTCTTGCAGCCAAATATGAAGGGGAATCAATAACAGGTCGTTATCCACAACATCAAGAAACTAATCCTGATACTAAATCTCAACTATGTACTGTATTAGCACGAAGTTTTGCAGATATAGGTGATATTATAAGAGGAAAAGATCTGTATCGTGGTGGTAATaccaaagaaaaaaaaaaaagaaaaaaattagaagaaaatttaaaaacgATTTTCGggcatatatatgatgaattGAAGAATGGGAAGACGAATGGGGAGGAGGAGCTACAAAAACGCTACCGAGGTGATAAAGATAATGATTTTTATCAATTACGAGAAGATTGGTGGGACGCTAATCGAGAAACGGTATGGAAAGCTATCACATGCAACGCTGGAAGTTATCAATATTCTCAACCAACATGTGGTCGTGGAGAAATTCCATATGTGACGCTTAGTAAATGCCAATGTATTGCTGGAGAAGTTCCTACATATTTTGACTATGTCCCACAATATTTGAGATGGTTCGAGGAATGGGCAGAAGACTTTTgtcgtaaaaaaaaaaaaaaaataccaaaCGTTAAAACAAATTGTCGTCAGGTACAGAGGggtaaagaaaaatattgtgATCGTGATGGATATAATTGTGATGGTACTATTAGAAAGCAATATATTTATCGTTTGGATACTGATTGTACTAAATGTTCTCTTGCATGTAAGACTTTTGCGGAATGGATTGATAACCAAAAAGAACAATTTGacaaacaaaaacaaaaatatcaAAATGAAATATCAGGTGGTGGTGGTAGGAGGCAAAAACGGAGTACACATAGTACTAAAGAGTATGAAGGATATGAAAAACATTTTAATGAAGAACTACGAAATGAAGGCAAAGATGTGAGAAGCTTTTTACAATTGTTaagtaaagaaaaaatatgtaaagaaAGAATTCAAGTAGGAGAAGAAACAGCAAATTATGGTAATTTCGAAAATGAAAGTAATACTTTTTCTCATACGGAATACTGCGATCGTTGTCCTTTGTGTGGAGTTGATTGCAGCAGTGATAACTGTAGAAAAAAGCCAGATAAATCATGCGATGAACAAATTACTGACAAAGAATACCCTCCTGAAAATACTACGAAAATCCCAAAACTTACCGctgaaaaaagaaagacaGGTATACTAAAGAAATATGAAAAGTTTTGTAAAAATAGTGATGGTAATAACGGTGgtcaaattaaaaaatgggaatgtcattatgaaaaaaatgataaagatgATGGCAATGGTGACATTAATAATTGCATACAAGGAGATTGGAAAACTTCTAAAAACGTATATTACCCTATATcctattattcatttttttatggtTCGATTATTGATATGTTAAACGAATCTATTGAGTGGAGAGAAAGACTTAAGAGTTGTATAAATGATGCGAAATTAGGAAAATGTAGAAAAGGATGTAAAAATCCATGTGAATGTTATAAACGATgggttgaaaaaaaaaaagacgaaTGGgacaaaataaaagaattttttcGCAAGCAAAAAGATTTGCTAAAAGACATTGCAGGAATGGATGCTGGCGAACTTCTTGAATTTTATttggaaaatatttttttggaaGATATGAAAAATGCTAATGGAGATCCAAAAGTAATAGAAAAATTTAAAGAAATTTTGGGAAAGGAAAATGAGGAAGTTCAAGATCCTttaaaaacgaaaaaaacaATTGATGACTTTCTCGAAAAGGAATTAAACGAAGCCAAAAACTGCGTAGAAAAAAATCCAGATAACGAATGTCCAAAACAAAAAGCCCCCGGCGATGGTGCCGCCCCCTCCGACCCACCACGTGAAGACATCACCCACCACGACGGCGAACACTCCTCAGACGAAgacgaagaagaagaagaagaagaggaGCAGCAGCCGCCGGCGGAAGGCACGGAACAGGGGGAGGAGAAGTCGGAGTCCAAGGAGGTGGTAGAACAACAAGAGACACCACAAAAAGACACAGAAAAGACGGTACCAACAACAACACCAACAGTAGACGTTTGCGACACAGTGAAAACCGCACTCGCGGACACGGGCAGTCTCAATGCTGCATGTTCCCTCAAATATGTTACTGGTAAAAACTACGGCTGGCGGTGTATCGCACCTAGTGGTACCACTAGTGGAAAAGACGGTGCTATATGTGTGCCACCACGAACACAAGAATTAtgcttatattatttaaaagaattgAGTGACACAACACAAAAAGGTTTGAGAGAAGCATTTATTAAAACTGCAGCACAAGAAACTTACTTGTTATggcaaaaatataaagaagacAAACAGAACGAAACTGCATCAACAGAACTCGACATAGATGATCCACAAACGCAATTAAATGGTGGAGAAATCCCTGAAGATTTTAAACGTCAAATGTTCTATACGTTTGGAGATTATAGAGATTTGTTTTTAGGAAGATATATAGGTAACGATTTGGATAAagtgaataataatataactgCTGTTTTCCAAAATGGTGATCATATTCCTAATGGCCAAAAAACTGACAGACAACGTCAAGAATTTTGGGGAACATATGGAAAAGATATTTGGAAAGGAATGTTATGTGCGCTACAAGAAGCTGGGGGAAAAAAGACACTTACCGAAACGTACAACTACTCCAACGTGACATTTAATGGTCATCTCACTGGTACTAAATTGAATGAGTTTGCTTCTAGACCCTCATTTTTACGATGGATGACTGAATGGGGAGATCAATTTTGTAGAGAAAGGATAACACAGTTGCAAATTTTGAAGGAAAGATGTATGGTATATCAGTATAATGGTGATAAAGGTAAGGATgataagaaagaaaaatgtaCAGAAGCgtgtacatattataaagaatGGCTTACGAATTGGcaagataattataaaaaacaaaatcaaAGATATACTGAGGTTAAAGGAACATCTCCATATAAAGAAGATTCTGACGTAAAAGAATCAAAGTATGCCCATGGATATTtaaggaaaatattaaaaaatattatatgcacTAGTGGTACAGATATTGCTTATTGCAATTGCATGGAAGGAACATCAACCACtgatagtagtaataatgataatattccTGAATCGTTAAAATACCCACCTATAGAAATTGAAGAGGGATGTACGTGTAAGGACCCTTCACCAGGAGAAGTAATACCGGAGAAAAAAGTTCCAGAACCAAAAGTACTACCAAAACCACCAAAACTCCCAAAACGACAACCAAAAGAACGAGATTTCCCAACCCCCGCATTAAAAAATGCCATGTTATCTTCAACCATCATGTGGAGTATTGGCATCGGTTTTGCTACATTcacttatttttatctaaag aaaaaaaccAAATCTACTATTGATCTTTTGCGTGTCATTAATATCCCCAAAAGTGATTATGATATACCGACAAAACTTTCACCCAATAGATATATACCTTATACTAGTGGTAAATACAGAGGCAAACGGTACATTTACCTTGAAGGAGATAGTGGAACTGATAGTGGTTACACCGATCATTATAGTGATATTACTTCATCTTCCGAAAGTGAGTATGAAGAATtggatattaatgatatatatgcacCACGTGCtcctaaatataaaacattgatAGAAGTAGTACTAGAACCTAGTGGTAACAACACAACAGCTAGTGGTAACAACACACCTAGTGATACACAAaatgatatacaaaatgatgGTATACCTAGTAGTAAAATTACAGATAATGAGTGGAATACATTGAAAGATGAATTTATATCACAATATCTACAAAGTGAACAACCAAATGATGTACCAAATGATTATAGTAGTGGAGATATTCCTTTAAACACACAACCCAatactttatattttgataatcCTGATGAAAAACCTTTTATTACATCTATACATGATAGGGATTTATATAGTGGAGAAGAATATAGTTATAATGTTAATATGGTTAATACTAATAATGATATTCCAATAAGTGGTAAAAATGGTACCTATAGTGGTATAGATTTAATTAATGATTCGTTGAATAGTAATAATGTTGATATTTATGATGAAGTATTGAAacgaaaagaaaatgaattatttggGACAAATCATacgaaaaaaaatacatcaaCCAATAGTGTTGCAAAAGAATTATGTGGTGATCCAATTATGAACCAATTAGATTTGTTACATAAATGGTTAGATAGACATAGAGATATGTGTGAGAAGTGGAATAATAAAGAGGAAGTAttagataaattaaaagaagaatgGAATAAAGATAACAATAGTGGTAATATTAACCCTAGTGGTAATATTAACCCTAGTGGTAATACTCCACCAACTAGTGACATACCTAGTGGTAAACTAAGTGATACACCTAGTGATAACAACATACCTAGTAGTAACAAAACGTTGAATACTGATGTTTCTATACAAATACATATGGATAATCCTAAACCTATAAATCAATTTACTAATATGGATACTATATTGGAGGATctggaaaaatataatgaacctTATTATGATGTACAAgatgatatttattatgatgtACATGATCATGATGTATCAACTGCGGGTAGTAATGCTATGGATGTACCTAGTAAAGTACAAATTGAAATGGATATAAATACTAAATTGGTGAAAGAAAAATATCCTATATCGGATGTGtgggatatataa
- a CDS encoding rifin, with translation MKLYYSKILLFSLILNILVPSSYAHNKNKQYISARTPTITSRMLSECDINTSIYDDDTEMKFVKENFDRQTSQRFEEYNERLLENKQKCKEKCDKEIQKIILKDKLEKELMDKFATLQTDIQNDAIPTCVCEKSLADKTEKFCLNCGVQLGGGVLQASGLLGGIGAVAVNAWKDAALEAAIDFATEAGAAAGVAAGEAAGKAVVIKSLKYFRVDVFFPKIFNSIGNAIPYYDAKTIGAAIAEKHAQNCALVSTNEGAMCYPFEVNLGIREAITFTQTGPPAKYAIPDTVSEIVEGAEQAAKAAAKAAEKGVTAAIKAKETRLLEAGFNSSISSINASIIAIVVIILIMVIIYLILRYRRKKRMKKKHQYIKLLEE, from the exons atgaaactgTACTActctaaaatattattattttcccttatattaaatattttggtGCCATcatcatat gcacataataaaaataaacaatacATCTCAGCACGTACACCAACTATTACATCACGAATGTTAAGTGAATGTGACATAAATACGTCAatttatgatgatgatactGAAATGAAATTTGTGAAGGAAAATTTCGATAGACAAACGTCGCAACGTTTTGAAGAATACAATGAACGCTTGCTcgaaaacaaacaaaaatgtaaagaaAAATGCGATAAagaaattcaaaaaattattttaaaagacaaattagaaaaagaattaatggACAAATTTGCTACATTACAAACagatatacaaaatgatgCTATTCCCACATGTGTTTGCGAAAAGTCGTTAGCAGATAAAACAGAAAAATTTTGTCTGAACTGTGGGGTGCAACTAGGAGGTGGTGTGTTGCAAGCTTCCGGTTTATTAGGAGGAATTGGTGCAGTTGCTGTAAATGCCTGGAAAGATGCGGCACTTGAGGCCGCCATTGATTTTGCTACTGAAGCGGGTGCTGCGGCCGGTGTAGCTGCTGGTGAAGCTGCAGGTAAGGCCGTAGTTATTAaatcattaaaatattttcgtGTAGATGTTTTCTTTcctaaaatatttaattccATTGGTAATGCGATACCTTATTATGATGCCAAAACGATTGGTGCTGCTATTGCTGAAAAACATGCTCAGAACTGTGCGCTGGTGTCCACTAATGAGGGTGCTATGTGCTATCCATTTGAAGTTAATTTAGGTATACGTGAGGCAATAACTTTTACACAAACTGGTCCTCCAGCGAAATACGCTATACCAGACACGGTAAGCGAAATTGTTGAAGGAGCTGAACAAGCTGCTAAAGCAGCCGCTAAGGCTGCTGAAAAAGGTGTTACTGCTGCAATAAAAGCTAAAGAGACCCGTTTGTTAGAAGCTGGATTTAATAGTTCCATTAGTTCTATAAATGCTTCTATTATTGCAATAGTcgtaataattttaattatggtaatcatatatttaattttacgttatagaagaaaaaaaagaatgaagaaaaaacaccaatatataaaactattAGAAGAATAG
- a CDS encoding stevor produces the protein MKMYYLKMLLFTFLINTLVARHYENFVNNHYNVSLIQNKTKRVTIKSRLLAQTQIHNPHYHNDPELKEIIDKMNEEAIKKYQQTHDPYKQLKEVVEKNGSQNRSGHVAEPMSTLEKELLETYVETFGEESNIMLKSGRYQNGDDVSDDSSSCDCTDINNAKLEKTKGRDKYLKHLKGRCTRGIYFCSAGSALLTLIALIAAKKAALSAVASYAGFKNCMSSIATFKLLDSSTLLSSFLSMKACVVGATDMAGTIATPAMAAFYPYGIAALVLLILAVVLIILYIWLYRRRKHSWKHECKKHLCK, from the exons atgaaaatgtattatcttaaaatgttattgtttacctttttaataaatacattagTAGCACGACATTat gaaaattttgtaaataacCATTATAATGTAAGTCTCATTCAAAACAAGACCAAAAGAGTAACTATAAAATCAAGACTTTTAGCACAAACCCAAATCCACAATCCGCATTATCATAATGATCCAGAACTCAAAGAGATAATTGATAAAATGAACGAGGAAGCAATCAAAAAATACCAACAAACTCATGATCCATATAAACAATTGAAAGAAGTAGTAGAAAAGAATGGATCACAAAATAGAAGTGGACATGTTGCAGAACCTATGTCGACGctagaaaaagaattattggAAACATATGTAGAAACATTTGGTGAAGAAAGTAATATTATGTTAAAATCAGGTAGGTACCAAAATGGTGATGACGTATCAGATGATTCATCTTCATGTGACTGTactgatattaataatgcGAAActagaaaaaacaaaaggaaGAGATAAGTATTTAAAACATTTGAAAGGGAGATGTACCCgtggtatatatttttgttcagCTGGTAGTGCACTCCTAACATTGATAGCTCTGATAGCTGCAAAAAAAGCTGCCCTAAGTGCTGTTGCTTCATATGCAGGATTTAAAAATTGTATGTCCTCTATTGCAACATTTAAACTACTTGATAGTTCAACTTTACTTTCATCTTTTCTATCAATGAAAGCATGTGTTGTTGGTGCTACTGATATGGCAGGAACTATTGCAACACCTGCTATGGCCGCATTTTACCCTTATGGTATTGCTGCCTTGGTTCTACTTATATTAGCTGTTGTACTTataatcttatatatatggttGTATAGAAGAAGGAAACATTCGTGGAAACATGAATGCAAGAAACATTTATgtaagtaa